A genome region from Oenanthe melanoleuca isolate GR-GAL-2019-014 chromosome 2, OMel1.0, whole genome shotgun sequence includes the following:
- the BPNT2 gene encoding Golgi-resident adenosine 3',5'-bisphosphate 3'-phosphatase — translation MAPMGIRLSPLGMAVFCLLGLGVLYHLYSGFLAGRFAFFMLSEPAAGGPETPHGSAPGGAVDLRELLAVSVLAAVRGGEEVKRVREGNVLNAKAKGKTREGAEEQLTSGDLLSNRRMFYLLKGAFPAVQINSEERVDTSDQETVSWDHSIPEDIKQKIQPKEVPAESVTVWIDPLDATQEYTEDLRQYVTTMVCVAVNGKPVIGVIHKPFSSYTAWAMVDGGSNVKARSSYNEKTPRIIVSRSHAGKVKQVARQTFGNKTVIIPAGGAGYKVLALLDVPEKNQEEADVYIHVTYIKKWDICAGNAVLRALGGHMTTLTGEEISYTGSDGNEGGLIASINMNHKALIEKLPDLEKASHK, via the exons ATGGCCCCCATGGGCATCCGCCTCTCGCCGCTCGGCATGGCCGTGTtctgcctgctggggctgggcgTCCTCTACCACCTCTACTCCGGCTTCCTGGCCGGCCGCTTCGCCTTCTTCATGCTGAGCGAGCCGGCGGCCGGCGGGCCCGAGACGCCGCACGGCTCTGCGCCCGGCGGCGCCGTGGACCTGCGGGAGCTGCTGGCCGTGTCCGTGCTGGCCGCCGTCAGGGGCGGCGAGGAGGTGAAGCGGGTCCGCGAGGGGAACGTCCTCAACGCCAAGGCCAAGGGCAAGACGCGGGAGGGGGCCGAGGAGCAGCTGACCAGCGGCGACCTCCTCTCCAACCGCAGGATGTTCTACCTGCTGAAGGGCGCCTTCCCCGCCGTGCAG ATAAATTCTGAGGAGCGCGTTGATACATCTGATCAGGAGACAGTCTCCTGGGATCACAGTATTCCTGAAGacataaagcaaaaaatacagCCTAAAGAGGTGCCAGCAGAAAGTGTCACTGTCTGGATTGATCCTTTAGATGCTACACAAGAATATACAG AGGATCTTCGACAGTATGTCACGACAATGGTTTGTGTGGCTGTAAATGGTAAACCAGTAATAGGTGTGATACACAAGCCCTTCTCATCATACACAG CTTGGGCAATGGTGGATGGTGGGTCAAATGTAAAAGCTCGTTCCTCCTACAACGAGAAGACTCCAAGGATTATTGTGTCCCGCTCCCATGCAGGAAAAGTTAAGCAGGTTGCACGGCAgacatttggaaataaaactgtGATAATCCCCGCTGGTGGAGCAG GTTATAAAGTGCTGGCCCTCCTTGACGTGCCTGAAAAGAATCAAGAAGAAGCTGATGTGTACATCCATGTCACCTACATTAAGAAGTGGGACATATGTGCTGGAAATGCAGTGTTGAGAGCATTGGGTGGCCATATGACTACCCTGACTGGTGAAGAAATTAGTTACACTGGCTCAGATGGCAATGAAGGAGGACTTATAGCCAGTATCAACATGAACCATAAAGCACTAATAGAAAAACTTCCAGACCTGGAAAAGGCATCACACAAATAA